A region of Pseudocalidococcus azoricus BACA0444 DNA encodes the following proteins:
- a CDS encoding glycosyltransferase family 2 protein, whose product MKLSVIVPCYNEAATIRQVIDAIHNSPIVDQEIIVVDDCSSDGTQEILRQDIEPLVSQVIYHPRNLGKGAALRTGLGQMTGDIAIIQDADLEYSPQDYPLMLEPILQGRADVVYGSRFQGAAPHRVVYYWHRVGNGFLTTLSNMFTNINLTDMETCYKAFRKEIIQQIRIEENRFGFEPEITAKVAKLNCRIYEVGISYYGRSYKEGKKINWQDGVWAIICILKYNLFR is encoded by the coding sequence TTGAAATTATCCGTGATCGTCCCCTGTTATAACGAAGCTGCCACCATTCGCCAAGTCATTGATGCTATTCATAATTCCCCCATTGTTGATCAAGAAATTATTGTCGTTGATGACTGCTCTAGTGATGGGACACAAGAGATTCTCAGACAGGATATTGAACCCTTAGTCTCACAAGTAATTTATCACCCCCGGAATTTGGGTAAAGGAGCCGCTCTCAGAACTGGCCTGGGGCAGATGACCGGGGATATTGCCATTATTCAAGATGCGGATTTGGAATATTCTCCCCAGGACTATCCGCTGATGCTGGAACCCATTTTACAAGGACGGGCCGATGTAGTGTATGGTTCACGATTTCAAGGGGCTGCACCGCATCGGGTGGTTTATTATTGGCATCGTGTTGGGAATGGGTTTTTAACCACACTTTCCAATATGTTTACTAACATTAACTTAACGGATATGGAAACCTGCTATAAGGCCTTTCGGAAAGAGATCATTCAGCAAATTCGGATTGAAGAAAATCGGTTTGGCTTTGAGCCAGAAATTACAGCAAAAGTCGCCAAACTCAATTGTCGTATTTATGAAGTGGGGATTTCCTATTACGGCAGGAGCTATAAAGAAGGTAAAAAAATTAATTGGCAAGATGGTGTCTGGGCAATTATCTGCATTCTCAAGTACAACCTGTTTCGTTAA